A single Drosophila miranda strain MSH22 chromosome XR, D.miranda_PacBio2.1, whole genome shotgun sequence DNA region contains:
- the LOC108152185 gene encoding integrator complex subunit 6, whose product MTIILFLVDTSSSMCQKAYVNGVQKTYLDIAKGAVETFLKYRQRTQDCLGDRYMLLTFEEPPANVKAGWKENHATFMNELKNLQSHGLTSMGESLRNAFDLLNLNRMQSGIDTYGQGRCPFYLEPSVIIVITDGGRYSYRNGVHQEIILPLSNQIPGTKFTKEPFRWDQRLFSLVLRMPGNKIDERVEGKVPHDDSPIERMCEVTGGRSYRVRSHYVLNQCIESLVQKVQPGVVLQFEPLLPKDNASSSSSSSSGTNAAGGGGGSATQQSSSGSSSASSLEPTPDIVFQPIKKMIYVQKHMTQKTFPIGYWPLPEPYWPDSKAITLPPRDAHPKLKIMTPAVDEPQLVRSFPVDKYEIEGCPLTLQILNKREMNKCWQVIVTNGMHGFELPFGYLKASPTFSQVHLYVLAYNYPALLPLLHDLIHKYNMSPPNDLMYKFNAYVRSIPPYYCPFLRKALVNINVPYQLLQFLLPENVDNYLSPTIANQLKHIKNTAKQDQENLCMKVYKQLKQAKPPYRQVETAKLCTGTVLRRDLVRHPLLRDTFAKLHAEIEPVENYTIVVPQLTHQSSAKTYRNPFDIPRRDLVEEIARMRETFLRPTLLVAKDSGHCLPISEMGNYQEYLKNKDNPLREIEPTNVRQHMFGNPYKKDKHMVMVDEADLSDVAPMKSPNGNGPGGSPPGSSGSGSSGSSSSGSSSSGGPGGPGMGGGPGGMSGLMLGPHSGSGFGKKLDGTSRGRKRKAGPLPRAFEFRRVSTDSRSSCSSPRPSSPSESAPSSPNPAAAIACDSSASPSAASTGSGSGSGLTGSGPSSVPGSGGRSSPNCFDEDSNSSFVSSSSSTDPSSDSGLSLSTSERLGGIGFDFSEEETNDQDTALNGHVHNFINGISDETNAADTEAPPGPGPRPGAPPPSNMLPAAAAAAPEPIVTATSVPVVGAAAAAPQATVPSTASGVVVASTVAASLVTPPPLPAVSSTSNGGLGLGSGGTGGSSSDPACSSASANNSSGVLYVPLNGLTTTHAAYSSNRGGSPTCPMGSHLGGLGPAGSHSHKGISMMSLSGVLPMLNGYTHHGVNISPPSPLSAVPPAPLATPNPTTAISSSIGSVSGSSGSSYFTHNDINDASEISRILQTCHNGTSGSSGSGSGGTGGVGSGSGSGSGSTLNGNGSPEPDVGDDSESPLSLGIGNSFDALKRLAGGGAASSPHLYWGSGLNHFINNNNNSSSGAAAATGNSSTNNHRNHNNNSPMKTEIKSSPSCSSSPTHNSNSNGEVSAAALLILSEEQREAARKHNIDLRLKIFRDIRRPGRDYSQLLDNLGLVKGDHDMKSDFVEMCIGESRRFRRHRMVGSIQEWWEQRQQSQPAIDQQLQQDQSQPPQQQQQQETAAATKS is encoded by the coding sequence ATGACAATCATACTCTTCCTGGTGGACACCTCGTCGTCCATGTGCCAGAAGGCGTATGTGAATGGTGTGCAAAAAACGTATCTGGACATTGCCAAGGGGGCGGTAGAAACGTTCCTCAAGTATCGGCAGCGCACCCAGGACTGCCTTGGCGATCGCTACATGCTGCTGACCTTCGAGGAGCCGCCGGCCAATGTAAAGGCCGGCTGGAAGGAAAACCATGCCACCTTTATGAACGAACTGAAGAACCTACAGAGCCACGGACTCACCTCGATGGGTGAATCGCTGCGGAACGCCTTCGATCTGCTCAACCTGAACCGCATGCAGTCGGGCATCGATACGTACGGGCAGGGCAGGTGTCCCTTCTACCTCGAACCCTCGGTGATCATTGTGATCACGGACGGGGGCCGCTACTCCTACCGCAATGGGGTGCATCAGGAGATCATACTGCCGTTGAGCAACCAGATACCCGGCACAAAGTTCACCAAGGAGCCCTTCCGGTGGGACCAGCGACTCTTCTCGCTGGTCCTGCGCATGCCCGGCAACAAGATCGACGAACGTGTCGAAGGCAAGGTGCCGCATGACGACTCCCCCATCGAGCGGATGTGCGAGGTTACCGGCGGCCGCTCATACCGCGTGCGCAGCCACTATGTGCTCAATCAATGCATCGAGAGCCTGGTCCAGAAGGTGCAGCCGGGCGTGGTGTTGCAGTTTGAGCCGCTGCTGCCCAAGGATaatgccagcagcagcagcagcagcagcagtgggaCAAacgcagcaggaggaggaggcggctcGGCGACACAGCAGTCGTCGTCGGGTTCATCCTCCGCGTCGTCGTTGGAGCCCACACCGGACATTGTCTTCCAGCCAATCAAGAAGATGATCTACGTGCAAAAGCACATGACCCAGAAGACCTTCCCCATTGGGTACTGGCCGCTACCGGAACCCTATTGGCCGGACTCGAAGGCCATCACACTGCCGCCCCGCGACGCCCATCCTAAGCTGAAGATCATGACGCCGGCGGTGGATGAGCCACAGCTGGTGCGCAGCTTCCCAGTGGACAAATACGAGATCGAGGGCTGCCCCCTGACGCTGCAGATTCTCAACAAGCGAGAGATGAACAAGTGCTGGCAGGTGATCGTCACCAACGGGATGCACGGCTTCGAGCTGCCTTTTGGGTACCTGAAGGCGTCGCCCACCTTCTCGCAGGTGCATCTGTACGTGCTGGCGTACAACTATCCCGcactgctgcctctgctgcacGACCTCATCCACAAGTACAACATGAGTCCGCCCAACGATCTCATGTACAAATTCAATGCTTATGTACGTTCCATACCGCCGTACTACTGCCCCTTTCTGCGTAAGGCGCTGGTCAACATCAATGTGCCGTACCAGCTGCTGCAGTTTCTGCTGCCGGAGAACGTCGACAACTATCTGTCGCCTACGATCGCCAACCAGCTGAAGCACATCAAGAACACCGCCAAGCAGGACCAGGAGAACCTCTGCATGAAGGTATACAAGCAGCTGAAGCAGGCCAAGCCCCCTTACCGCCAGGTGGAGACGGCCAAACTATGCACGGGCACGGTCCTGCGCCGGGACCTTGTGCGGCATCCCCTGCTGCGGGACACGTTCGCCAAGCTGCACGCGGAGATCGAGCCGGTGGAAAACTATACGATTGTAGTTCCGCAACTGACGCATCAGTCATCGGCCAAGACGTATCGCAATCCGTTTGATATACCGCGGCGGGATCTTGTGGAGGAGATTGCCCGCATGCGGGAGACCTTCCTGCGGCCCACGCTGCTGGTGGCCAAGGATTCGGGCCACTGCCTCCCCATCTCGGAGATGGGCAACTACCAGGAATATCTCAAGAACAAGGACAACCCGCTGCGGGAGATCGAACCAACCAATGTGCGTCAGCACATGTTCGGCAACCCCTACAAGAAGGACAAGCACATGGTAATGGTGGACGAGGCGGATCTTAGCGATGTGGCGCCCATGAAGTCGCCGAATGGCAACGGTCCCGGCGGCTCGCCGCCCGGCTCTTCGGGCTCTGGGTCGTCGGGCTCCTCGTCGTCAGGGTCTTCATCGAGTGGGGGACCTGGGGGTCCCGGCATGGGCGGCGGTCCCGGCGGCATGTCTGGCCTCATGCTGGGCCCCCACTCGGGCAGCGGGTTCGGCAAGAAGCTGGATGGCACCTCGCGAGGACGCAAGCGGAAAGCGGGTCCCCTGCCTCGTGCTTTTGAGTTCCGGCGCGTCTCCACAGACTCGCGGTCATCCTGCTCTTCACCCCGCCCCTCGTCCCCGTCCGAAAGTGCCCCCAGCTCGCCTAATCCAGCGGCGGCAATAGCCTGCGATTCATCTGCGTCCCCGTCAGCGGCCAGCACGGGCtctggctccggctccggaCTGACGGGATCGGGTCCCAGCTCTGTCCCGGGATCCGGTGGCCGTTCCAGTCCCAACTGCTTTGATGaggacagcaacagcagcttcGTCAGTAGTTCCAGCAGCACGGACCCGTCGAGCGACTCGGGCTTGTCGCTGTCGACCTCGGAGCGCCTGGGAGGCATTGGCTTTGACTTTAGCGAGGAGGAAACCAACGACCAGGACACTGCCCTCAACGGCCATGTGCACAACTTCATCAATGGGATCAGCGACGAGACCAATGCAGCGGACACAGAGGCCCCGCCTGGGCCCGGTCCAAGGCCCGGAGCCCCGCCACCAAGCAACATGTTgccagccgcagccgcagccgcgcCTGAGCCCATTGTGACGGCCACTTCTGTCCCGGTCGTAggggcagcagctgctgcgcCACAGGCAACGGTGCCCTCTACGGCATCCGGAGTGGTAGTGGCATCCACAGTGGCAGCCTCATTGGTCACTCCACCGCCGCTGCCGGCCGTAAGCAGCACCAGCAATGGAGGACTGGGATTGGGATCTGGCGGTACtggtggcagcagcagcgacccGGCCTGCTCCTCCGCTTCGGCAAACAACTCCAGCGGAGTGCTGTACGTGCCCCTGAACGGACTGACGACCACCCATGCGGCGTACAGCAGCAACCGAGGTGGCAGCCCCACCTGTCCGATGGGGTCCCACCTGGGCGGCCTGGGACCGGCAGGGAGTCACAGCCACAAGGGCATCTCCATGATGTCGCTGTCCGGGGTACTGCCGATGCTCAATGGCTACACGCATCATGGAGTCAACATCTCGCCGCCCTCGCCCCTGTCTGCGGTCCCACCAGCGCCACTGGCGACTCCAAATCCGACGACCGCCATCAGCAGCAGTATCGGATCGGTATCTGGATCCTCTGGCTCCAGCTATTTTACCCACAATGACATCAATGATGCATCTGAGATCTCAAGAATACTGCAGACATGTCACAATGGGACCAGCGGCTCTTCCGGCTCCGGTTCGGGAGGAACAGGAGGAGTAGGCAGTggtagtggcagtggcagtggcagtaccCTCAATGGCAACGGCAGTCCCGAGCCCGATGTTGGAGACGATAGCGAATCCCCGTTGTCCCTGGGGATTGGCAATAGTTTTGATGCCCTGAAGCGGCTGGCAGGTGGTGGTGCCGCGAGCAGTCCCCATTTGTACTGGGGCAGTGGACTTAATCATTTCAttaataacaacaacaatagcagcagcggagcagcagctgccactGGGAACAGTAGCACCAACAATCACCGGAatcacaacaacaacagccctATGAAGACGGAGATCAAGTCAAGTCCAAGCTGCAGCTCCTCGCCGAcgcacaacagcaacagcaacggagAGGTAAGTGCCGCAGCGCTGCTCATATTGTCGGAGGAGCAGCGGGAGGCGGCGCGTAAGCACAACATTGACCTGCGGCTAAAGATCTTTCGGGATATACGGCGGCCGGGACGCGACTACAGCCAGCTTTTGGACAACTTGGGACTGGTGAAGGGCGACCACGACATGAAGTCCGATTTCGTGGAGATGTGCATTGGGGAGTCGCGCCGGTTCCGGCGGCACCGCATGGTCGGCAGCATTCAGGAGTGGTGGGAACAGCGGCAGCAATCGCAGCCGGCCATCGatcagcagctgcagcaggatCAGTCCCAGccgccccagcagcagcaacaacaagagaCAGCCGCCGCTACCAAGAGTTAA